One part of the Pseudomonas sp. MYb118 genome encodes these proteins:
- a CDS encoding alginate export family protein, whose protein sequence is MKLNPFVKAGIGLTCALLWSCPTLAALTEAKNFGLEVKITGQSEDDRDLGTASGGDVNGVGLDLRPWVYGESGAWSAYAMGQAVTSTDIIETDTLQQSDEEATQTTQNSDRKTKKNYLAMREFWVGYSGLTPYPGEILKFGRQRLRNDDGQWRDTNIEALNWTFDTTLLRANAGVAERFSEYRTDLKELSPQDKDRLHVYADAAYQWTPGNWVGIRGHHTHDDGKLDYPEPGVAGDSLDKKQNGDISWLGLTADSDAYNYRNTNTLNYWGSITGMSGDTDTVNPLNADGTAPAQAKRNEDVDGWATDLGVRLRLDPQWQVGAAYARASADYQQNGLESNRSNYTGTRSRVHRFGEAYRGEMNNMQTATLFGSWMLNDQYDASLIYHKFWRVDGNKPVGSNGINAVENNIDDATGAILSSTSLPLEDGNKDLGQEMDLVVTKYFKQGLLPAALSQSIDEPSALVRFRGGVFKPGDAYGKEVDSYMHRAFIDVIWRF, encoded by the coding sequence ATGAAGTTGAATCCATTCGTGAAGGCCGGTATTGGCCTGACCTGCGCCCTGCTGTGGTCGTGCCCGACGCTCGCGGCACTGACCGAGGCGAAGAATTTCGGCCTGGAAGTGAAGATCACCGGCCAGTCCGAAGACGACCGTGACCTGGGCACGGCCAGCGGCGGCGACGTCAATGGCGTCGGCCTCGACCTGCGCCCCTGGGTGTATGGCGAGAGCGGTGCGTGGAGTGCCTACGCCATGGGTCAGGCGGTGACGTCCACCGACATCATCGAAACCGACACCTTGCAGCAGTCCGATGAGGAAGCGACGCAGACCACCCAGAACAGCGACCGCAAGACCAAGAAGAACTACCTGGCCATGCGTGAGTTCTGGGTCGGCTACAGCGGCCTCACGCCCTACCCCGGCGAGATCCTCAAGTTCGGTCGCCAGCGCCTGCGCAACGACGACGGCCAGTGGCGCGACACCAACATCGAAGCCCTGAACTGGACCTTCGACACCACCCTGCTGCGCGCCAACGCCGGTGTTGCCGAACGCTTCAGCGAATACCGCACCGACCTCAAGGAGCTGTCGCCCCAGGACAAGGATCGCCTGCACGTTTACGCCGATGCGGCGTACCAGTGGACGCCGGGTAACTGGGTCGGCATTCGCGGGCACCACACCCACGACGACGGCAAGCTCGACTACCCGGAACCGGGCGTGGCCGGCGACTCGCTGGACAAGAAACAGAACGGCGACATCAGCTGGCTCGGCCTGACCGCCGACAGCGACGCCTACAACTACCGCAACACCAACACCCTCAATTACTGGGGCAGCATCACCGGCATGAGCGGCGACACCGACACCGTCAACCCGCTCAACGCCGACGGCACGGCGCCTGCGCAAGCCAAGCGCAATGAAGACGTCGACGGCTGGGCCACCGACCTGGGTGTGCGCCTGCGCCTCGACCCGCAATGGCAGGTCGGTGCGGCGTACGCTCGCGCCAGCGCCGATTACCAACAGAACGGCCTGGAAAGCAACCGCTCGAACTACACCGGTACACGCTCGCGGGTGCACCGTTTCGGCGAGGCCTACCGTGGCGAAATGAACAACATGCAGACCGCGACCCTGTTCGGTTCGTGGATGCTCAACGACCAATACGACGCCAGCCTGATCTATCACAAGTTCTGGCGTGTCGACGGCAACAAGCCGGTGGGCAGCAACGGTATCAATGCTGTCGAGAACAACATCGACGACGCCACCGGCGCGATCCTGTCGAGCACCTCGCTGCCGCTGGAAGACGGCAACAAGGACCTCGGCCAGGAGATGGACCTGGTCGTCACCAAGTACTTCAAGCAGGGCCTGCTGCCAGCGGCGCTGAGCCAGTCGATCGACGAACCGTCGGCCCTGGTGCGCTTCCGTGGCGGCGTGTTCAAGCCGGGCGACGCCTACGGCAAGGAAGTCGACTCGTACATGCACCGCGCGTTCATCGACGTGATCTGGCGCTTCTGA
- the algK gene encoding alginate biosynthesis TPR repeat lipoprotein AlgK, with protein MTPKLFSTPQPLWERARSRWDQRGLSDAPQCPHRDGSTPRQARSHSGYALCVLALAVSLTGCAGLPDQRLANEALKRGDTALAQQNYKALADLGYSEAQVGLADIQVDSRDPAQIKQAEATYRAAADVSPRAQARLGRLLVAKPGSTEAEQHEAETLLKKASANGEGNTLIPLAMLYLQYPHSFPNINAQQQISQWRAEGKPEAGLAQVLLYRTQGTYDQHLDEVASICKAALNTTDICYVELATVYQKQGKTDEQAALIKQMQAAHTRGTVSAQRVDSVARVLGDSSLGKTDEKTAQSLLEDIAPGYPASWVSLAQLLYDFPELGDVDTMMKYLDNGRAADQPRAELLLGKLYYEGKWVPADAKLAEAHFQKAVGKEVAADYYLGQIYRRGYLGKVYSQKALDHLLTAARNGQNSADFAIAQLFSQGKGTKPNPLNAYVFSQLAKVQNTPQANELAQTLEAQLPPAQLAEAQRLLKQEQAVRGALSQNTLELHALQEEDGEETL; from the coding sequence GATGCACCACAGTGTCCGCATCGCGACGGTTCGACGCCTCGACAGGCTCGCTCCCACAGTGGATATGCGTTGTGCGTCCTGGCACTGGCAGTCAGCCTCACCGGCTGCGCCGGCCTGCCCGACCAGCGTCTGGCCAACGAAGCGCTCAAGCGCGGTGACACCGCGCTGGCGCAGCAGAACTACAAGGCCCTGGCCGATCTGGGCTACAGCGAGGCGCAAGTGGGCCTGGCCGACATCCAGGTCGACAGCCGCGACCCGGCGCAGATCAAGCAGGCGGAGGCGACCTATCGCGCCGCCGCCGACGTGTCGCCGCGCGCCCAGGCTCGCCTGGGTCGCCTGCTGGTGGCCAAGCCGGGCTCCACCGAAGCCGAACAGCACGAGGCCGAAACCCTGCTGAAAAAAGCCTCGGCCAATGGCGAAGGCAACACGCTGATCCCGCTGGCAATGCTGTACCTGCAATACCCGCACAGTTTCCCCAACATCAACGCCCAGCAGCAGATCAGCCAATGGCGCGCCGAAGGCAAGCCGGAGGCGGGTCTGGCCCAGGTGCTGCTCTATCGCACCCAGGGCACTTACGACCAGCACCTGGACGAAGTGGCAAGCATCTGCAAGGCCGCGTTGAACACCACCGACATTTGCTACGTCGAGCTGGCCACGGTCTACCAGAAACAGGGCAAGACCGACGAGCAAGCCGCACTGATCAAGCAGATGCAGGCCGCCCATACCCGCGGCACCGTATCCGCGCAGCGCGTGGACAGCGTGGCGCGGGTGCTCGGCGATTCGAGCCTGGGCAAGACCGACGAGAAAACCGCGCAATCGCTGCTCGAAGACATCGCCCCCGGCTACCCCGCTTCCTGGGTCAGCCTGGCGCAGTTGCTCTACGACTTCCCGGAACTGGGCGACGTCGACACGATGATGAAGTACCTGGACAACGGCCGCGCCGCCGACCAGCCGCGCGCCGAACTGTTGCTCGGCAAGCTCTACTACGAAGGCAAATGGGTGCCGGCTGACGCCAAGCTCGCCGAGGCGCACTTCCAGAAAGCCGTGGGCAAGGAAGTGGCCGCCGATTACTACCTGGGCCAGATCTACCGTCGTGGTTACCTGGGCAAGGTCTATTCGCAAAAAGCCCTGGATCACTTGTTGACCGCTGCGCGCAACGGCCAGAACAGCGCCGACTTCGCCATCGCCCAACTGTTTTCCCAAGGCAAGGGCACCAAGCCCAACCCGCTTAACGCCTATGTCTTCAGCCAATTGGCCAAGGTCCAGAACACCCCGCAAGCCAACGAGCTTGCCCAAACACTCGAAGCCCAACTGCCGCCTGCCCAGCTCGCCGAGGCCCAACGCCTGTTGAAACAAGAACAGGCCGTTCGTGGCGCCTTGAGCCAGAACACGCTGGAACTGCATGCCCTGCAAGAAGAAGACGGCGAGGAAACGTTATGA